One Urocitellus parryii isolate mUroPar1 chromosome 9, mUroPar1.hap1, whole genome shotgun sequence DNA segment encodes these proteins:
- the Csrp1 gene encoding cysteine and glycine-rich protein 1, whose translation MPNWGGGKKCGVCQKTVYFAEEVQCEGNSFHKSCFLCMVCKKNLDSTTVAVHGEEIYCKSCYGKKYGPKGYGYGQGAGTLSTDKGESLGIKHEEAPGHRPTTNPNASKFAQKIGGSERCPRCSQAVYAAEKVIGAGKSWHKSCFRCAKCGKGLESTTLADKDGEIYCKGCYAKNFGPKGFGFGQGAGALVHSE comes from the exons ATGCCGAACTGGGGAGGAGGCAAGAAGTGCGGGGTGTGCCAGAAGACGGTCTACTTTGCCGAGGAGGTCCAGTGCGAGGGCAACAGCTTCCATAAGTCCTGCTTCCTGTGCA TGGTCTGCAAGAAGAATCTGGACAGCACCACTGTGGCCGTGCATGGGGAGGAGATCTACTGCAAGTCCTGCTATGGCAAGAAGTATGGGCCAAAAGGCTATGGCTATGGGCAGGGCGCAGGCACGCTGAGCACTGACAAGGGGGAGTCCCTGGGCATCAAGCATGAGGA AGCTCCTGGCCACAGACCTACCACCAACCCTAATGCCTCCAAGTTTGCCCAGAAGATTGGAGGCTCTGAGCGCTGTCCCCGATGCAGCCAGGCAGTCTACGCGGCGGAGAAGGTGATTGGTGCCGGGAAG TCTTGGCATAAGTCCTGCTTCCGATGTGCCAAGTGTGGCAAAGGGCTGGAGTCAACCACTCTGGCTGACAAGGATGGTGAGATATACTGCAAAG GATGCTATGCTAAAAACTTCGGGCCCAAGGGCTTTGGCTTTGGACAAGGAGCTGGGGCCTTGGTCCACTCTGAGTGA